In Candidatus Sulfurimonas marisnigri, a single genomic region encodes these proteins:
- a CDS encoding EAL domain-containing protein, with protein MDLDNEILEVTDFTLISSRDIPDVIESFEKLNKDNILIHIVSYIHNTVLVQSLKNELIKIIPSANVILIKHSDKSRTFLTVYNLKINIDIQNINNEILRELYLETTKKDLSIEEYRNKLFSRYFTDHLTSLPNVYKLRNDLDEEKDFALVVFNIDNFQTINNFYGFIVGDYVIEQVGKYLKEIISDNEIYRLSGDEFAFILDKDIGFYELKDYLNTLYNNIKSFVVEYQDINIYVDFTLASSTNGDNKNIFSKVSMALKYAKEIGIPFWIYEDRMNFEDEYERNLKLSGIVRYAVENSHIVPYYQAIVDTKTSKIKKYECLARLIDKNEKILSPILFIPIAKKIKVYNIVTKTIIDKSFSTFENNEFEFSINLSIEDIMSSEMFNFIINKLKNSKASNRVIFELLESDAIVDFKKVERFVSEVKRYGAKIAIDDFGSGYSNFAYLTKMSADYIKIDGSLVQNMDVDKNSLLVVETIVEFAKKLGIKTIAEYVHSSVIMDKVKELGVDYSQGYYIDEPSINLRK; from the coding sequence GTGGACTTAGACAATGAAATATTAGAAGTCACTGATTTTACATTAATATCTTCAAGAGATATTCCAGATGTAATTGAAAGTTTTGAAAAATTAAATAAAGATAATATTTTAATTCATATTGTGTCTTATATACACAATACAGTTTTAGTTCAAAGTTTAAAAAATGAGTTGATTAAGATAATTCCAAGTGCCAATGTGATTTTAATTAAACATAGTGATAAGAGTAGAACTTTTTTGACTGTTTACAACTTGAAAATTAATATAGATATTCAAAATATAAATAATGAGATACTAAGAGAACTTTATTTAGAAACTACAAAAAAAGATTTGAGTATTGAGGAGTATAGAAATAAACTTTTTAGTAGATATTTTACAGATCATCTAACAAGTCTTCCAAATGTATATAAGCTCAGAAATGATCTAGACGAAGAAAAAGATTTTGCTTTAGTAGTTTTTAACATAGATAATTTTCAGACAATTAATAATTTCTATGGTTTTATTGTTGGAGATTATGTGATTGAGCAAGTTGGAAAATATCTTAAAGAAATTATTTCTGATAATGAAATTTACAGACTCTCTGGCGATGAATTTGCGTTTATTTTAGACAAAGACATTGGTTTTTATGAGCTCAAAGACTATTTGAATACTCTTTATAATAATATTAAAAGTTTTGTTGTTGAGTATCAGGATATTAATATATATGTAGATTTTACGTTGGCCTCATCAACTAATGGAGATAATAAAAATATATTTTCTAAAGTTTCAATGGCATTAAAATATGCAAAAGAGATAGGTATTCCTTTTTGGATATATGAAGATAGGATGAATTTTGAAGATGAGTATGAAAGAAATTTAAAACTCTCTGGAATTGTTAGATATGCTGTAGAAAACTCTCATATAGTTCCATATTATCAGGCTATTGTTGACACAAAAACTTCAAAAATAAAAAAATATGAGTGTTTAGCAAGGTTAATAGATAAAAATGAAAAGATACTCTCTCCGATTCTTTTTATACCTATAGCAAAAAAGATTAAAGTTTATAATATAGTTACAAAAACTATCATTGACAAATCTTTCTCTACATTTGAAAACAATGAGTTCGAATTTAGTATAAATCTTTCTATCGAAGATATCATGAGTAGTGAAATGTTTAATTTTATTATAAATAAATTGAAAAATTCTAAAGCATCAAATAGAGTTATTTTTGAACTTCTTGAATCAGATGCAATCGTCGATTTCAAAAAAGTAGAACGTTTTGTTAGTGAAGTAAAAAGATATGGAGCTAAAATAGCTATTGATGACTTTGGAAGCGGTTATTCAAACTTTGCTTATTTAACTAAGATGAGTGCTGACTACATAAAAATAGATGGTTCTCTTGTTCAAAATATGGATGTAGATAAAAATTCACTTTTAGTTGTTGAAACTATAGTTGAATTTGCCAAAAAACTGGGGATTAAAACTATAGCTGAGTATGTTCATTCAAGTGTAATAATGGATAAAGTTAAAGAGCTTGGTGTTGATTATTCTCAAGGATATTATATAGATGAACCATCTATTAATCTTAGAAAGTAG
- a CDS encoding anaerobic ribonucleoside-triphosphate reductase activating protein produces the protein MSINKESNSLSANVIYDCTPFTHLDYPNHLSCIVWFSECNMRCDYCYNKDIVFAKNAEHSYNDILTFLKSRKNLLDAVVLSGGEATSHNLKEFCQSIKEMGFKIKLDTNGTNSIKIKELLELNLLDYVALDFKAPKEKFQQITYSNKYEDFLSTLDMLISSSIDFEVRTTIHNDLLHVEDVNEIIKELMNRGYNKKYYLQEFLSTESNIGNLQTATTKFDKSLLSNDLEVIWR, from the coding sequence GTGAGCATAAACAAAGAAAGCAATTCACTGAGTGCTAATGTAATTTATGATTGCACACCATTCACTCACTTAGACTATCCTAATCATCTATCTTGTATAGTTTGGTTTAGTGAGTGCAATATGAGGTGCGATTACTGCTACAATAAAGATATTGTATTCGCTAAAAATGCAGAGCATAGCTATAATGATATTTTAACTTTTTTAAAAAGCAGAAAGAACCTTTTAGATGCTGTTGTACTATCTGGTGGAGAAGCAACTTCACATAACTTAAAAGAGTTTTGCCAATCCATAAAAGAGATGGGCTTCAAAATTAAACTCGATACAAACGGTACCAATTCTATAAAAATCAAAGAGCTACTGGAACTAAATTTACTTGACTATGTAGCACTTGATTTCAAAGCACCAAAAGAAAAATTTCAACAAATAACCTACTCAAACAAATATGAAGATTTTTTAAGTACATTAGATATGCTTATTAGCAGTTCAATTGATTTTGAAGTAAGAACCACAATCCATAATGATTTACTACATGTAGAAGATGTTAATGAAATTATAAAAGAGTTAATGAATAGAGGTTATAACAAAAAATATTATCTGCAAGAGTTTCTTAGTACTGAGTCTAATATTGGGAACCTGCAAACAGCAACAACTAAATTTGATAAATCACTTTTAAGTAATGACTTAGAAGTGATTTGGAGATAA
- the nrdD gene encoding anaerobic ribonucleoside-triphosphate reductase gives MSKNEALKLHEDKRQKCIVYTRVMGYHRPVESFNVGKTGEHKQRKQFTEC, from the coding sequence ATGAGTAAAAATGAAGCATTAAAGTTACACGAAGACAAAAGACAAAAGTGTATAGTATATACAAGAGTTATGGGTTACCACAGACCTGTTGAAAGTTTTAATGTAGGAAAAACTGGTGAGCATAAACAAAGAAAGCAATTCACTGAGTGCTAA
- a CDS encoding uracil-DNA glycosylase: MKSFQNLLLLQNLYRLKALGFEYSDPFSVNHKSSNEKPSNLNELTKNISTCHLCDLSKSRSQSMSGFGNQNADIMIIDYSVSLNEDSTNSYYTGRSGEILTNMIENVLKLKTEDVYFTHAIKCKPLNSNTPSNSEWDSCKDHLFSQIEFVKPKIIVTLGKDAYAKVTSENENFQSVRGHVIDFKEYKLIPIYHPNHLLRNPDDKKIALNDLKTIKSCL, encoded by the coding sequence TTGAAGTCTTTTCAAAATCTACTTCTTCTTCAAAATCTATATCGACTAAAAGCTCTTGGCTTTGAATATAGTGATCCATTTTCTGTCAACCATAAAAGTTCAAATGAAAAGCCTTCTAACCTTAATGAATTAACAAAAAACATATCTACATGTCATCTATGTGATTTAAGTAAATCAAGATCACAGAGTATGAGTGGTTTTGGAAACCAAAATGCTGATATTATGATAATAGACTATAGCGTTTCACTAAATGAAGATAGTACAAATTCTTATTACACCGGCCGTTCAGGTGAAATATTAACAAATATGATAGAAAATGTTTTGAAATTAAAAACTGAAGATGTTTATTTTACCCATGCGATAAAGTGTAAACCTCTGAACTCAAACACTCCATCAAATTCTGAGTGGGATTCATGTAAAGACCATCTATTCTCACAAATAGAGTTTGTTAAACCAAAAATCATTGTAACCTTAGGTAAAGATGCTTATGCTAAAGTTACATCTGAGAATGAAAATTTTCAAAGTGTAAGAGGACATGTTATTGACTTCAAAGAGTATAAGCTAATCCCAATTTACCATCCGAACCATTTACTTAGAAATCCTGATGATAAAAAAATTGCACTAAATGATTTAAAAACTATAAAGAGTTGCCTGTAG